In Patescibacteria group bacterium, the sequence GACGTGGCGGCGCGAGGGCTTGATATTGCAGACGTGTCGCATGTTATCAATTTTGATTTGCCAGCTACCTACGAAGATTATGTCCACCGAATTGGACGAACTGGCCGAGCTGACAAGCGCGGTAAAGCACTTACATTTTTGGAGTAAAATAATATGAAAACCATAACCAAAAAATTAGCCGTCACTAAAAGACGAAATTTCCAACAGCCCGGAAAGTGGGTTGATCGACCCCGCAAGAGTATTATTCTTTTGTGTTTGTGTGGTAATAAATATATTAAGACTCGTGATAAGCAAATTGTGTGTATCAGATGCATCAATCACGGTGTGCCACCAACAATCTAAAAAAAACCACAAGCAATAGCTTGTGGTTTTTTGTATGCTAGGATTGTGATATAAAATGAAAAATTACGTCGAAAGGGTTTTTAGCAATTGGCCGAAGCTTAAAAAAATAATTGCCATTGCGCTCATTGTTTTAGGGTTTCTGGCTTTAGTTACGCCGCTGACACCGGGTTCTTGGCTTGTGTTTGTTGGACTTGAATTACTCGGTGTAGATTTACTTTTTTGGAAAAAAATTAAGGAGTGGTTTAAGAACGGAAATCGGGGTCATTTTTAGTGTCGTGTTGTCTACATTTGTCGGAACAAAACAAAAAAACTGTCAAGTTGAAAAATGCAGAGCTGGGGATTAGTATTGGGGGATGAATAATAATACACAACCAGCAAAAGTGGTGTCGGGAGGACAAGCTGCCCCTAGCAATACGGGCTTGTATATCGTAGCGGTTTTGATTATCGGTTTGATTGTCGGATTTTTTATTGGATCGTACTGGCAGAGTCATGTGAAGAAAGCGGCTACCGCTGATACGCAGACCGAAACAGAAGATCAGCCAGTTGATCAGGCTGCAGACGAAACTGGTTCGGGTGTTACCACAAATACGCCAAGCGATAATATGGTAAGTGTTGCTGATCAAGCGGCAACCACATTGGTGCGTGTTGATTCAGTTTCTCTCACTGAACCAGCATGGGTAGCGGTACGAGAAGATAACAGCGGAGCTCTTGGAAAAATTTTGGGAGCTCAACGATTTGATGCTGGAACCTACACAAATGTTGTCATTAGTCTTTTGCGCAGTACAGAAGTTGGAAAAACCTACCACATTGTGTTGTATCGAGACGATGGCACAAAAGTTTTCAACTATAGCGCCGCTGGATTTATTCCGGGCTTGAGCGAGGAGTTTACGGTTTTCGCGGCTAAATAGTTTTCTCAGAAAAATCCCCCGTCCCGATGTACATCGGGACGGGGGATTTTCTCTTACGCGCCTCGCGGTTGCTTTTTTGCACCAAATGACTAGAATAGCCGGAGATAAAAATTGGAAAGAGACACCTATGATAACGGTTTCAAGTCTGTTTTATGCTCCTATAAAATCCGCAGGAGGGAGGTGGGTTAACAAGGGTGGTTCAGGGCTATCGGTGGGTCCACGAGGGTTTGATTATGACCGTCGGTGGGTTGTGGTCGGAGAAGGAAACATGTTTGTTGCTCAAAGACGAGCGAGTCTTCCCGTTCCGCTTCCTGGTGCAGTGGTTGACGCCCTCACGCCTTTGGGACTTGGTATTGAAGTGAGAATTCTGTGTCAGGTTCAACCCACTCTTTTTTACGATGAGCTTCTGGTGCACGCGCCCAATATGCGCTCATTGCATCTCCCGCTCGCGGGGAAAAAGGGCATGGAAGAAAAGATTACGGTGTGGCGTGATCGTGAGCTTCTTGCGATAGATCAAGGTGATGAAGCCGCGAGCTGGTTTAGCGAGTTTCTCTCCCGTGAGCGACCCGGGGAATATCGGCTTATGCGGATGACTGATGGATGCCAGAGGCAGAGTAAGGGTGGCACCGCGCTCCAAGGTTTCCATGATGGGTATCCATTCATGATGATTTCCGACGAGTCGCTCGGCGATCTTAACCGAAGGCTTCACGAAAAACATTTCGCTCCACTGCCAGCAAATCGTTTTCGGCCTGATATTTGGTTGCGTGGATGCCCGCCGTATTACGAGGATCGCCTGCGGCGTATCCGAATTGGTGACGTGATTTTTGACGGCAAGGCGCTGTGCGATCGTTGTCCTATTACGTGCATTGACCAAGTCACCGCTGTCCGAGGCAAGGAGCCTTTAGTCACACTTGCCACATATCGTCGTGGGAGAGATAAAGATGTTAGCGTTTTTGAAAAACCCAATGCCGTATTTTTCGGTCGATATTTTGACCACCAAAACTCCGGGGTGGTAATGGTTGGCGATGAGGTGGAAATTCTTGAGATGGATTAAGTTTTGTGTAGCCCCGATTCGCTTTGCGAATCGGGGCTTTTTCATTTTGGTTCTGAAAATGTTAAAATCACTGCATGGCAGAAACAGGAAAAAAAGAAGTAGCGATTTTCGGTGGCGGTTGTTTCTGGTGCACCGAGGCAGTGTTTAAAATGCTCCGCGGAGTTAGTTCAGTTTTGCCCGGGTATTCAGGTGGAACCACTAAAAATCCGACCTACGATGAAGTTAGCACCGGCCGGACAGGACACGCAGAAGTCATTCGACTTGAGTACGATCCAACACTGGTGAAATACCGAGATTTGCTGACAGTTTTTTTTGGCAGTCACGATCCGACAACTCGAAACAGGCAGGGGAATGATGTGGGAACTGAATACCGCTCGGTAATTTTTTACACAACGCCAGAGCAGAAAAAAGTGGCAGAAGATTTTATTAAAGAAATCAACGATTCAAATGAGCATGGTGCGCCCGTTGTCACAGAACTTGAGCCAATCGATGTTTTTTACGAGGCAGAAAATTATCAGCGCGATTATTTTGCTAATAATCCCGGGAATCCGTACTGTGAAGTGATTATCAATCCGAAGCTTGAAAAGGTACAGAAAAATTTTGCCAATTTATTAGAAGATCCTAATCTAAAAAAATAATATGGATACAAAAACGATGCCCAAAAATGAAGACGAATGGAAGAAAAAATTGACTCCAGAACAGTATAAAGTGTTACGAGAAAGGGGTACCGAGATGCCCTTTAGTGGAAAACTCCTACATGAAAAAAAAGACGGGATGTATGCCTGTGCCGCCTGCGGCCAAGCTCTGTTTAGTTCAGATGCCAAATTTGATTCGGGTACTGGCTGGCCGTCATTTGATCAAGCTCTTCCCGGAGCGGTCAAAAATATTCCAGACAACTCACATGGCTCGTCGCGAACGGAAATTGTATGCTCTCGGTGTGGGTCACATTTGGGTCATGTGTTTGACGATGGTCCGACCGATACAGGAAAAAGATATTGTTTGAACTCCGTGTGTTTGGATTTGGAGCTTATGGACCAGAAAAAATCCTAAGTTTGCTTTTGAAGCTGTCAAAAATCGTGTTAGACTTTTCCTAGAAATTTCAAAAAGGAGTCATTTTGTGAAAAGCCATAGGAGGGTCATTGTCGAGGCGTTTTCGTCCGTTTGCGGAGTGGTGCTTGTTGTTTTCAACATAATCTTTGGTGTTGAAAGTCAGGTTAACCCTCGGGCCGCAATGGTTGGACAGCCAATCCACTTTACGTTCAAGGAATATCTGGAAGGAACGGCACGAGCGAACGGCAATACGTTTGTAAGCCGAGTTCTTGCAGTTGGCGTATACCCCGGTGTTAGGGTTGGCCAATGTATCAACAATTGGTTTTTTGTAAAACCTCGGAATTAATTTTGTAAGGCAACCGTATCATCGGTTGCTTTTTATATTTAAAATCTCACGTATAATTACAACATGGAGAAAGTTAGAATTCCAAATTCAAAAGGTGTTAATTTGTCAGCAGTTATGCACCGGCCTAAATTTGAAACAAGCAAACTGGCAATTCTTTGTCCTGGGTATTTAGATACAAAAGATTATGACCACCTTGTTGCTTTGGCCGAAACACTCGTGGGACAAGGTTATACCGTTGTTCGCTTTGATCCAACGGGAACCTGGGAAAGCGAGGGAGATATTTCAGAATATACAACTACGCAATACTTGAGCGATGTGAAAAGTGTTTTGGAATATATGTTGCGAAAGGGGAATTACAAACAAATTCTTTTGGGCGGACATAGCCGTGGAGGAATGGTTTCTGTTCTCTATGCTGCGCGTGACCCAAGAATCTCAATGGTGCTTGGAATTATGCCTTCTTCTCCTTTTTCTTTAGATAAAAAAATAACGGAAGGTTGGGAAAAAACAGGCTTTGCTGAGGCGACGCGCGATGTGCCAGGGAAAAACGAAACTAAAAAGTTTCAAGTGCCATTTTCTCACGCGAAAGACAGAATGCAGTACAACTCCGTAGAGGATGCCGCAAAAATTCATGTTCCGGTGATTATTGTCGCAGGTGAACTAGACATGGTTGTTTTACCCGAATATGCAAAAATGATTTTCGATCGGGCTAATGAACCAAAAAAATTTATCCTCATTCCGGGCGTTGGACATGACTATCGGCAAAACCCTTCTGAAATTGTACAGGTGAATACTAAAATTATTGAAGCGGTTTCTAGTCTATAATGTAAGAATGAAAAGGCTTTTCATTCTTGCGTTTTTTATTTTTCCCTCATTATCAGTTTTTGCCGTAACCCCAAGCGTTACTATTTTTCCTGAAACGATTATTCAAGGTGAGCCGGTGCGAGTTACGATTGAAAATGTTTCGGGTGTGGCGGAAGTGAAAGCTGTTTCATTTGACGGGAAGTCCGTCGGCGTATTTTTGCTTGAGGGCAAAGTGATGGCTTTTCTTGGAATTGATTTAAATAAAAAACCGGGCGATTATAAATTGTTGGTAACACTTTCAAGTGGAGAACAGCTTGAAAAAACCGTTTCGATTGGAGCTCGTGAAAAAATTTCTGCGCCACTCGGCATTCCGGAAAAACTTGGTGGCAATACACCCCAGGCGGCGACTAATTTGGTGAGTACATTAAGTCAGGAAAATGTCGTGCTCAATTCTCTTTGGACTCAACCAAAAGCTCTGTGGACTGGAAAATTTACATTTCCACTTGAAAATCCAATTGTTACGGATTCCTATGGTTACACTCGTCAGACAAGTGGATACACCATTACGCACAAAGGCACTGATTTTAGAGCACCAGAAGGAACGAAAATTTTTGCAAGTAATAGAGGTGTCGTACGTCTCTCGCGAACTTTTCGAAATTATGGCAAAACAGTGGTGATTGATCATGGCCAAGGATTGTTTACGTTTTATATGCATCTTTCAAAAATCAAAGTGAGTGAAGGACAACTGGTGTCAGCTGGACAGCTCATCGGTCTTTCAGGGCAGACAGGGTATGCCGAAAAGCCACACTTACACTTCACTGTTCGGGTTGGCGGTCTTTCAATCGACCCTATGAAATTCATGGCTCTGTTCCAGTAGGTTTCGGGGCGTTTTCGCACTGAAACTTATCCCCCTTTTTCTTTGTGACAGAGCGAAAAAAACATTGTAAAATATCGTTACGTATTAATAACTAGGTCGCGTAATAAATGAGCGAAAGCTCTAAATAAAATGAAGAAGTTGCACATGGTGACGTTTATCCTTCTCGTTGTTGGAGGATTAAACTGGGGTTTGGTTGCAGTTGGTTATAATTTGGTAGATAGTATTTTTGGAATGGGATCAACGGTCGCTATGATTATTTACGGATTGGTTGGTTTGTCAGCAGTGTACGAAATTATTTCACACAAGAAAAATTGTATGTGCTGTGAAAAGATGATGGGGGGTTCAAGCACTCCGTCAGCGATGTAAGTTAGAACTTGAGAATTTTGTGTTGAAAAAGCCCCGCCGCGCCTTGCGCGGCGGGGCTTTTTCCTTTGTTTTACCCTATGCTACAATTTATTCCATGAAAGAAAAAATAACCTGCGCCTTTTGTGAAATTCCGGCAATTGCCGAACGGACTGTTATCAAAAACAAGTTGGCTTGGGCATTTCTAACCAACATCCCGATTACGCCTGGACATGTTTTAATTTCTCCAATTCGTTGTGTTGCAACACTCGACGAGATGACCGACAAAGAAATTGCTGCTATTTTTGATTTAAGAAAAAAGTTGCTACCCGTGTTAAAAAAATTATTTGGTGCAGAAGGTTTTCATTTCGCCTGGAACGAAGGAAAAGTCGCTAGCCAGTCAGTGCCACATTTTCATCTTCATGTTGTGTCGAGAAAAAAAGGAGACGAAGGAATTACCGAATTTGAACCACGTAAATTTTTATATCGTCCCGGGAGCCGACAAGACAGCCCAGAAAAAGAATTACAAGAAGTGGCTACCATGATTCGCAAAGCCTTTTAGTCCATGACAGAGAAACAAATTATTTTAAAAAATTTCCAAATAATTCCCGGAGTGGGGAAGTCGATTGCGGAGGACTTATGGAATTTAGGTTTGCGAAAAGTTTCGGATCTTAAAGGAAAGGATCCCCAGAAACTCTACGACAAGCTTTGTAAAATAGAGAATGCTCACGTTGATCGCTGTATGCTCTACGTTTTTCGTTGCGCGGTCTATTTCGCTTCAAACACCCGGCATGATCCCGAAGCACTCAAGTGGTGGAGATGGAAAGATGATATAAAAAAACCGTCCACTTTGTAGTAAGGGACGGTTGGGTACGTTTCTTCAGCTAAGCCGCAAGAAGGAGGTTTGGATCAAGCGCGGCTGGTTCAGTCGGTCGCCACGAGATTTTCTTTCCTCCGAAGAATGTCAGGACGCCACCATAACTTTCCGGCATTTCCCATTCCCATCTCTCAAGTTCAAACGTTTGTTCGAGGTCAACTTTGATCCCGAAAGCGCGCGCGCCGTTTTCGACGGTGAAGGCGGCAAATGCTGGCGAGTCGAGCTGGCCATATTGGTCGAACAGGTCGACTATCACTGGTCCGAGTGTTGGCGCAACGTGAGCTCCCGGACAGCCGCAAATACAAAGCTTGTCAAAATGCGGAGCCGAATCGGGTCCAAAGTGGAATTTCTGGTACGCCGGTTTGTGCGCATTAAACATGACGAAGCGCACTGCCCGCATGTCAGGTGACTTCTGTGCCGGAGGCCTGAAATGGCTTCTCGGATCAAGTCCCGTTTGTCCACGCCACTTGCCCTCGAGCAGATCATTTCGGGTGGCAAGGGCGTGTTGAATGGTGAGTCCTCCGGTGACGTTGGCCGGCATCTCACCAACCATGTCGATGGTTCGTTCGAGCGAAATGTGCTCAACGTTGAATCGTCCGCCTGGGAAGTCCGTTGTCGCCATCGGTTTGAAACGATTGCGCATGAAATAACTTTCCCGATGGTACGTGTCGATGTGATCACCCGGCTCTTCACCGTGAATGCACACAATGAAGCCGATCTCGAGCGCCCAGCCGACAGGTTGATACATGTCATTCTTGAATGAAGTCCACCCGTCTTTTGAATGGGTAACTCCGGCAGGGTAGATTTTCGCCGTTCTGACTCCGATGTCCCACGCGGCTTGCAACTCGACCCGTGTTGTTTTCGGCATGAGCTTAATGCTGACACTGAACCGGATGCTATTTTTGTTCTCTACTACCGGGATGAATCGGTCGAGTCCAGTGTGATACCGAACGACATCAGCGGCCGTGAGAATCGGCCCGGGTACCTGCGTGTTTGGTTGCAGTATGTCGTGTTGCGCCCACCAGCTCGTAGTAATGACAGCGGTCTTCATGCGCGGGATTGGTTTCTCTTCCAAAACTTTTCCCTCGGGAACATCTCGCGCGTGCCCGTGTGTTAACACGAACTTAGTGAATTTCCGACTAGCGCCGAGTGGCGTGGTGGAAGATTGCAGTGGCGGTAGCTTTTTCATGATATTGATTTTTCTAACGTGTTCAAATTTTTCTAGTCTGCGCATATCCTATTCCACGCAAAAGAAAAAGCAAGTCGGAAAGACTTGCTTAGAGACGGTTATAAAAGTGTGCCGCTTTGTACGAAGCGCGGATCATTTTTCGCACTTGAGTTGGTGCCAGAAAGGCGATTGATCCAGGGGACGTGGCCTCGGCGCCTGCCTCAATGACTTTCCACGCATCTTCTCCTGAAAGCAAACCACCACCAGCTATGATTGGCTTAGTGATTCCGAGAGACGTCACCGCTCTTACCCACTCGAAAAGAAAGGGTTTGAGAGGCGCTCCTGAAAGGCCGCCAGCAAAACTTGGGAAACGTTTGGCCATCGGTGAATCTGCAGGATTGGAAGTTCCAAAAAATTTCTCCCAATTAACCGGCGGCGTTTCCTTTGCCCATGTTGGTTGTTTCCCAAACGGCAAGGTGTTAAAGACGCAGATGGCATCGCAACGCGGATGTTTGGCGATGCGAAGCATGGAACTCGGGTGAACTTCCGGGCCGAATTTTACAGCAACAGGAATGCGTGCCGGTAGGATGTTCTGGGCATCATCAAGAATCGGCAGTACCTCATCGATCAGGTCATTGGGGTCAAGTCCACCATTTGGACAGGACAGGTTGATTTGAATTGCCCAGTCAACCCAACGTAGATGTTCTCTGGTGTGAGCGAGCTGGGTGAAAATTTCTCTCAACTCAGCTCGCCGCGTCGCTGGCGTTTTCTCAAGGGACATAACCGATATCATGAACGGCTCAGCCATTGTGTTCCACCCGGCATGTTGTAGAAGAAACTCAAGTCCCGGACCACTGAGACCAACAGCGTTGAGAGCCAGTTGATGTTTGTGGCTAACTATAATGCACCTTGGCATCAATTCCTTCGGTGTCATTCTATCTTTCGCGAGCGGCATGTTGCCGGCGCGAGGAAGTAAGGTTGTGGTTTTTGTCACCGGTGTTGAGTAACGGAAACTACAACCAAATGGCCATAGCAGGTGATGGTACCAATACCCTCCGCAATCGAAGTTTGTGGCACCTGCAGCTTGGCACACGGGCATGAATTTTATTCCGCGAAGAGTCATAGAAGAATCGTAATGTTAAGGTTCCAATTTTCACTGGGTTAGTTTTAGCACGGGGTTGTCACGCAGGTCAATTTTAGATTTAGAACTTTCGAAGCTTGCAAATTTTTTGGCTGGGTATACCATTTGAATTGTAATTAAAAATTATTAACTAATCAAAAAATATGGAAGGTCAAAAGTCTAACTTTTTTACGTGGGTAGTGGTGGTTGTGGTGATCGCCGTTGGTATTTTTCTTTACTCGACATCTTCAAAGGTGCCACAAGAAACTGGTCCGGTTAAAATTGGAGTGATGTTGCCACTTACTGGTGACGCGGCGTCATACGGTGAAGGCGGACGAAATGTATATCAACTTGCCGTCGAAGAAATAAACGCGGCGGGTGGAGTTGACGGAAGACAAATCGAACTCGTTATCGAAGACAGTAAATGTAACGGCAAGGACGCTTCAAGCGCTGCGCAGAAACTGATAAATATTGATAAGGTTCAGATAATTCTCGGAGGATTCTGCAGTGGCGAGTCAATTGCCGCTACACCAATCGCAGCGGCGGGCAAGGTCGCTTTGTTTTCTCCGGGCTCGAGCAGTCCTGACTTGACCAATATCAGCCCTTACTTTTTCAGAAATTATCCAAGCGATGCGTCACAAGGAAAAGTTTTGGCAGAAACGGCTTACAACAGCAAGCAATGGAAAAAAGTGGCAGTGATTCAAGAGCAAACAGATTACGCACTCGGTGTTTTCAAATCATTTTCAACTTCCTTTGAAGGTTTTGGTGGAACAATTGTTAAAGAAGAAACCGAAACTGCCAATTCTGATTTTCGTTCAATTCTGACAAAACTCAAAGCGGCTAACGCTGACGCTCTCTTTATAGATACTCAAACTCCTGCTATGTCTGACCGAATTTTGAAACAAGTTCAGGATTT encodes:
- a CDS encoding DUF378 domain-containing protein, whose amino-acid sequence is MKKLHMVTFILLVVGGLNWGLVAVGYNLVDSIFGMGSTVAMIIYGLVGLSAVYEIISHKKNCMCCEKMMGGSSTPSAM
- the msrA gene encoding peptide-methionine (S)-S-oxide reductase MsrA translates to MAETGKKEVAIFGGGCFWCTEAVFKMLRGVSSVLPGYSGGTTKNPTYDEVSTGRTGHAEVIRLEYDPTLVKYRDLLTVFFGSHDPTTRNRQGNDVGTEYRSVIFYTTPEQKKVAEDFIKEINDSNEHGAPVVTELEPIDVFYEAENYQRDYFANNPGNPYCEVIINPKLEKVQKNFANLLEDPNLKK
- a CDS encoding MOSC domain-containing protein; its protein translation is MITVSSLFYAPIKSAGGRWVNKGGSGLSVGPRGFDYDRRWVVVGEGNMFVAQRRASLPVPLPGAVVDALTPLGLGIEVRILCQVQPTLFYDELLVHAPNMRSLHLPLAGKKGMEEKITVWRDRELLAIDQGDEAASWFSEFLSRERPGEYRLMRMTDGCQRQSKGGTALQGFHDGYPFMMISDESLGDLNRRLHEKHFAPLPANRFRPDIWLRGCPPYYEDRLRRIRIGDVIFDGKALCDRCPITCIDQVTAVRGKEPLVTLATYRRGRDKDVSVFEKPNAVFFGRYFDHQNSGVVMVGDEVEILEMD
- a CDS encoding ABC transporter substrate-binding protein, with amino-acid sequence MEGQKSNFFTWVVVVVVIAVGIFLYSTSSKVPQETGPVKIGVMLPLTGDAASYGEGGRNVYQLAVEEINAAGGVDGRQIELVIEDSKCNGKDASSAAQKLINIDKVQIILGGFCSGESIAATPIAAAGKVALFSPGSSSPDLTNISPYFFRNYPSDASQGKVLAETAYNSKQWKKVAVIQEQTDYALGVFKSFSTSFEGFGGTIVKEETETANSDFRSILTKLKAANADALFIDTQTPAMSDRILKQVQDLGWKPAIIINDATAGDVALVMKYKNLLEGAITAEFSSDPKNPTMSKLLASYKTKFNADLPFQAYGQTEYDAVYMIRDAVKTVGYNGEKIAAWSRTVKDWEGASGKVTIGSNGDRVGGHTVEVVKAGKVEKYVQ
- a CDS encoding M23 family metallopeptidase, translating into MKRLFILAFFIFPSLSVFAVTPSVTIFPETIIQGEPVRVTIENVSGVAEVKAVSFDGKSVGVFLLEGKVMAFLGIDLNKKPGDYKLLVTLSSGEQLEKTVSIGAREKISAPLGIPEKLGGNTPQAATNLVSTLSQENVVLNSLWTQPKALWTGKFTFPLENPIVTDSYGYTRQTSGYTITHKGTDFRAPEGTKIFASNRGVVRLSRTFRNYGKTVVIDHGQGLFTFYMHLSKIKVSEGQLVSAGQLIGLSGQTGYAEKPHLHFTVRVGGLSIDPMKFMALFQ
- a CDS encoding HIT domain-containing protein; amino-acid sequence: MKEKITCAFCEIPAIAERTVIKNKLAWAFLTNIPITPGHVLISPIRCVATLDEMTDKEIAAIFDLRKKLLPVLKKLFGAEGFHFAWNEGKVASQSVPHFHLHVVSRKKGDEGITEFEPRKFLYRPGSRQDSPEKELQEVATMIRKAF
- a CDS encoding helix-hairpin-helix domain-containing protein, translating into MTEKQIILKNFQIIPGVGKSIAEDLWNLGLRKVSDLKGKDPQKLYDKLCKIENAHVDRCMLYVFRCAVYFASNTRHDPEALKWWRWKDDIKKPSTL
- a CDS encoding alpha/beta fold hydrolase, with translation MEKVRIPNSKGVNLSAVMHRPKFETSKLAILCPGYLDTKDYDHLVALAETLVGQGYTVVRFDPTGTWESEGDISEYTTTQYLSDVKSVLEYMLRKGNYKQILLGGHSRGGMVSVLYAARDPRISMVLGIMPSSPFSLDKKITEGWEKTGFAEATRDVPGKNETKKFQVPFSHAKDRMQYNSVEDAAKIHVPVIIVAGELDMVVLPEYAKMIFDRANEPKKFILIPGVGHDYRQNPSEIVQVNTKIIEAVSSL
- the msrB gene encoding peptide-methionine (R)-S-oxide reductase MsrB translates to MDTKTMPKNEDEWKKKLTPEQYKVLRERGTEMPFSGKLLHEKKDGMYACAACGQALFSSDAKFDSGTGWPSFDQALPGAVKNIPDNSHGSSRTEIVCSRCGSHLGHVFDDGPTDTGKRYCLNSVCLDLELMDQKKS